From the Nocardiopsis changdeensis genome, one window contains:
- a CDS encoding pyruvate carboxylase, with protein sequence MFRTVLVANRGEIAIRALRAAYELGARTIAVFPHEDRNSLHRLKADEAYQIGEPGHPVRAYLSVDEIVRAARESGADAVYPGYGFLSENPQLARACAEAGITFVGPPADVLELTGNKATAVAAAREAGVPVLASSAPSADADALVGAAAEIGFPLFVKAVAGGGGRGMRRVDRPDRLPEALAAAMREAESAFGDPTVFLEKAVVDPRHIEVQILADGEGNVVHLYERDCSLQRRHQKVIELAPAPGLDPELRARICDDAVRFARRIGYRNAGTVEFLVGADGSHVFIEMNPRIQVEHTVTEEVTDIDLVQSQMRIASGETLADLGISQDTIVVRGAALQCRITTEDPANGFRPDTGIISAYRSPGGSGIRLDGGTAAAGTEISPHFDSLLVKLTCRGRDLTTAVNRARRAVAEFRIRSVATNIPFLQAVLDDPDFQAGRVTTSFIEERPHLLTARPSADRGTRLLTYLADVTVNKPHGERPHLIDPSVKLPELPAGSPPAGSRQRLADLGPEGFARWLRESPRVAVTDTTFRDAHQSLLATRVRTKDLLAVAPVVARTLPELLSLEAWGGATYDVALRFLAEDPWERLAALREAVPNICLQMLLRGRNTVGYTPYPTEVTAAFVEEAAATGVDIFRIFDALNDVEQMRPAIEAVRATGTSVAEVALCYTGDLSDPAEELYTLDYYLRLAEKTVEAGAHILAVKDMAGLLRPPAAATLVAALRREFDLPVHVHTHDTAGGQLAAYLAAVDAGADAVDGAVASMAGTTSQPSLSAIIAAFDHTDRSTGLSLAAAGDLEPYWEAVRRVYAPFEAGLSSPTGRVYDHEIPGGQLSNLRTQAISLGLGDHFEEIEAMYAAADRMLGRLVKVTPSSKVVGDLALHLVGAGVSPADFEADPSRFDIPDSVVGFLRGELGVPPGGWPEPFRTRALQGRPAARPVVELDEEQREGLEKDRRATLNRLLFPGPTEEFQKHRSAYGDTSVVSSADFFYGLRQGRECTVDLDPGVRLLIELEAVGEPDERGVRTVLARLNDQLRPLQIQDRSLASAVRAAEKADKNVPGHVAAPFAGVVTLVVGAGEAVEAGATVATIEAMKMEAAITAPVAGTVARVAVDRVQRVDGGDLLAVLE encoded by the coding sequence ATGTTCCGTACAGTGCTTGTGGCCAACCGGGGCGAGATCGCCATCCGGGCCCTGCGCGCCGCCTACGAACTGGGCGCCCGGACCATCGCGGTCTTCCCCCATGAGGACCGCAACTCACTGCACCGGCTCAAGGCCGACGAGGCCTACCAGATCGGTGAACCGGGCCACCCGGTCCGCGCCTACCTTTCCGTCGACGAGATCGTCCGCGCGGCCCGCGAGTCCGGGGCCGACGCCGTCTACCCCGGGTACGGGTTCCTGTCGGAGAACCCGCAACTGGCCCGCGCCTGCGCCGAGGCCGGGATCACGTTCGTGGGCCCGCCCGCCGACGTCCTGGAGCTGACCGGCAACAAGGCCACCGCGGTGGCCGCCGCCCGCGAGGCGGGCGTGCCGGTCCTGGCCTCCTCCGCCCCCTCCGCCGACGCCGACGCCCTGGTCGGGGCCGCCGCGGAGATCGGGTTCCCGCTGTTCGTCAAGGCGGTCGCCGGGGGCGGCGGCCGCGGCATGCGCCGGGTGGACCGCCCCGACCGGCTGCCCGAGGCCCTGGCCGCGGCCATGCGCGAGGCCGAGTCGGCGTTCGGCGACCCCACCGTGTTCCTGGAGAAGGCGGTCGTCGACCCGCGCCACATCGAGGTGCAGATCCTCGCCGACGGCGAGGGGAACGTGGTGCACCTGTACGAGCGGGACTGCTCCCTCCAGCGCCGCCACCAGAAGGTGATCGAGCTGGCCCCCGCGCCGGGCCTGGACCCGGAGCTGCGCGCGCGGATCTGCGACGACGCCGTCCGGTTCGCCCGGCGCATCGGCTACCGCAACGCCGGGACCGTGGAGTTCCTGGTGGGCGCGGACGGCTCCCACGTGTTCATCGAGATGAACCCGCGCATCCAGGTCGAGCACACGGTGACCGAGGAGGTCACCGACATCGACCTGGTGCAGTCCCAGATGCGCATCGCCTCCGGCGAGACCCTCGCCGACCTGGGCATCTCCCAGGACACCATCGTGGTGCGCGGGGCCGCGCTCCAGTGCCGCATCACCACCGAGGACCCCGCCAACGGGTTCCGACCCGACACCGGCATCATCAGCGCCTACCGCTCCCCCGGCGGCTCGGGCATCCGCCTGGACGGCGGCACCGCGGCGGCCGGCACCGAGATCAGCCCGCACTTCGACTCGCTGCTGGTCAAGCTCACCTGCCGGGGCCGGGACCTGACCACCGCCGTCAACCGTGCCCGCCGGGCGGTGGCGGAGTTCCGCATCCGCAGCGTGGCCACGAACATCCCGTTCCTCCAGGCGGTGCTGGACGACCCGGACTTCCAGGCGGGTCGGGTCACCACGTCCTTCATCGAGGAGCGCCCGCACCTGCTGACGGCGCGGCCCTCCGCCGACCGCGGCACCCGGCTGCTCACCTACCTGGCCGACGTCACCGTCAACAAGCCGCACGGGGAGCGCCCCCACCTCATCGACCCGTCGGTGAAGCTGCCGGAGCTCCCGGCCGGGTCGCCGCCCGCCGGGTCGCGGCAGAGGCTGGCCGACCTGGGCCCGGAGGGGTTCGCCCGGTGGCTGCGCGAGTCGCCGCGCGTCGCGGTCACCGACACCACCTTCCGCGACGCCCACCAGTCGCTGCTGGCCACCCGGGTGCGCACCAAGGACCTGCTGGCGGTCGCCCCGGTGGTGGCGCGCACCCTGCCCGAGCTGCTGTCCCTGGAGGCGTGGGGCGGGGCCACCTACGACGTGGCGCTGCGGTTCCTGGCCGAGGACCCCTGGGAGCGGCTGGCCGCGCTGCGCGAGGCCGTCCCCAACATCTGCCTCCAGATGCTGCTGCGCGGGCGCAACACCGTCGGCTACACCCCCTACCCCACCGAGGTCACCGCGGCGTTCGTGGAGGAGGCCGCCGCCACCGGCGTCGACATCTTCCGGATCTTCGACGCCCTGAACGACGTGGAGCAGATGCGCCCGGCCATCGAAGCGGTCCGCGCCACCGGCACCTCCGTCGCCGAGGTCGCCCTGTGCTACACCGGCGACCTGTCCGACCCGGCCGAGGAGCTGTACACCCTCGACTACTACCTGCGCCTGGCCGAGAAGACGGTGGAGGCCGGAGCGCACATCCTGGCGGTCAAGGACATGGCGGGCCTGCTGCGGCCCCCGGCTGCGGCCACTCTGGTGGCGGCGCTGCGCCGGGAGTTCGACCTGCCCGTGCACGTCCACACCCACGACACCGCGGGCGGCCAGCTGGCCGCCTACCTGGCCGCCGTGGACGCGGGCGCCGACGCCGTGGACGGCGCGGTGGCGTCCATGGCCGGGACCACCTCCCAGCCGTCGCTGTCGGCGATCATCGCGGCCTTCGACCACACCGACAGGAGCACCGGGCTGAGCCTGGCGGCCGCGGGCGACCTGGAGCCGTACTGGGAGGCGGTACGGCGCGTCTACGCCCCGTTCGAGGCGGGCCTGTCCTCGCCGACGGGCCGGGTGTACGACCACGAGATCCCCGGCGGCCAGCTGTCCAACCTGCGGACCCAGGCGATCTCGCTGGGGCTGGGCGACCACTTCGAGGAGATCGAGGCGATGTACGCCGCCGCCGACCGGATGCTGGGGCGGCTGGTCAAGGTCACCCCCTCCTCCAAGGTGGTGGGCGACCTGGCGCTGCACCTGGTCGGCGCGGGGGTGTCCCCGGCCGACTTCGAGGCCGACCCGTCCCGGTTCGACATCCCCGACTCGGTGGTGGGGTTCCTCCGCGGCGAGCTGGGGGTGCCCCCGGGCGGCTGGCCCGAGCCGTTCCGCACCCGCGCCCTCCAGGGGCGGCCGGCGGCCCGCCCGGTGGTGGAGCTGGACGAGGAGCAGCGCGAGGGCCTGGAGAAGGACCGGCGCGCCACGCTGAACCGGCTGCTGTTCCCGGGGCCGACGGAGGAGTTCCAGAAGCACCGCTCGGCCTACGGCGACACGAGCGTGGTCTCCAGCGCCGACTTCTTCTACGGCCTGCGCCAGGGCCGGGAGTGCACGGTGGACCTGGACCCGGGGGTGCGGCTGCTCATCGAGCTGGAGGCGGTGGGCGAGCCGGACGAGCGCGGGGTGCGCACCGTGCTGGCCCGGCTCAACGACCAGCTGCGGCCGCTGCAGATCCAGGACCGGTCGCTGGCCTCGGCGGTGCGCGCCGCCGAGAAGGCCGACAAGAACGTGCCCGGGCACGTGGCGGCGCCCTTCGCGGGCGTGGTGACGCTGGTGGTGGGCGCCGGTGAGGCGGTCGAGGCCGGTGCCACGGTCGCCACGATCGAGGCGATGAAGATGGAGGCGGCGATCACCGCGCCGGTGGCGGGCACCGTCGCGCGGGTGGCGGTCGACCGCGTCCAGCGCGTGGACGGCGGCGACCTCCTGGCCGTCCTGGAGTAG
- a CDS encoding pyridoxal-phosphate dependent enzyme, with translation MDDHVCETLGRPDLIDLGGGLVCLRFESMKVASAAAAVRHLLDTGVVRPGDTLMDSSSGIYAYGLALACHRYGLRCHIVGSTTIDRTTRVQLEILGATLEQVPPSDDLRFDQSRRVARVRELLAEHPDYHWMRQYHDSVHYLGYRAVADQIAKELDPAPLTVVGGVGSGASTGALATFLRERAPDTELVGVQPFGSVTFGGEAVRDKEIIIAGIGSSIPFGNVDHTLYDVVHWVGFDAALAGSVALLREHAVFAGLSGGAAHLVARWEARRAPERRVVFVAADTGHRYVESVFARHGEAPDVSTLEPVAVRDTAGLTAPWSRMEWGRAPAPARAVHAEE, from the coding sequence GTGGACGACCACGTGTGCGAGACCCTTGGCAGACCGGACCTGATCGACCTCGGCGGCGGGCTGGTGTGCCTGCGGTTCGAATCCATGAAGGTGGCCTCGGCCGCGGCGGCCGTACGCCACCTGCTCGACACCGGGGTCGTGCGCCCCGGCGACACCCTGATGGACAGCTCCAGCGGTATCTACGCCTACGGCCTGGCCCTGGCCTGCCACCGGTACGGGCTGCGCTGCCACATCGTGGGGTCCACCACCATCGACCGGACCACCCGGGTGCAGCTGGAGATCCTGGGCGCCACCCTGGAGCAGGTGCCGCCCTCCGACGACCTGCGGTTCGACCAGAGCCGGCGGGTCGCCCGGGTGCGGGAGCTGCTGGCCGAGCACCCCGACTACCACTGGATGCGCCAGTACCACGACTCGGTGCACTACCTGGGGTACCGGGCGGTGGCCGACCAGATCGCCAAGGAGCTGGACCCCGCCCCGCTGACCGTGGTCGGCGGGGTGGGGTCGGGCGCCTCCACCGGGGCGCTGGCGACGTTCCTGCGCGAGCGGGCGCCCGACACCGAACTGGTGGGGGTGCAGCCCTTCGGCAGCGTCACCTTCGGCGGGGAGGCGGTGCGCGACAAGGAGATCATCATCGCGGGGATCGGCAGCTCCATCCCCTTCGGGAACGTGGACCACACCCTGTACGACGTCGTGCACTGGGTGGGGTTCGACGCCGCCCTGGCCGGGAGCGTGGCGCTGCTGCGCGAGCACGCGGTGTTCGCCGGGCTGTCCGGCGGGGCCGCGCACCTGGTGGCCCGCTGGGAGGCGAGGCGGGCGCCGGAGCGGCGGGTGGTGTTCGTGGCCGCCGACACCGGGCACCGGTACGTGGAGTCGGTGTTCGCCCGCCACGGCGAGGCGCCGGACGTGAGCACACTGGAGCCGGTGGCCGTCCGCGACACCGCCGGGCTGACGGCGCCGTGGTCGCGTATGGAGTGGGGGCGGGCGCCCGCCCCGGCCCGCGCCGTGCACGCCGAGGAGTGA
- the rpmB gene encoding 50S ribosomal protein L28, translated as MSRICQVTGKAPAFGHTISHSHRRTKRRFDPNIQTKRYWLPSEQRFVKLRVSTKGMKVIDARGIERVVADIRARGEKV; from the coding sequence ATGTCCCGTATCTGCCAGGTCACCGGCAAAGCGCCCGCCTTCGGCCACACGATCTCCCACTCCCACCGGCGCACCAAACGCCGCTTCGACCCCAACATCCAGACCAAGCGGTACTGGCTTCCCAGCGAGCAGCGGTTCGTCAAGCTCAGGGTGAGCACCAAGGGCATGAAGGTCATCGACGCCCGGGGCATCGAGCGCGTGGTCGCCGACATCCGCGCCCGGGGGGAGAAGGTCTGA
- a CDS encoding Rossmann-like domain-containing protein — protein sequence MKTLSDLFEAARTSPVPLPVATSVFWVHHGTRLAGGDVTYLNRYVLVRVGPAFGACAFEDGELDPAVCAEASGRPLGELLADDLPQPLRLAALDAHLAAELPHHRDPRAEAVTLPEGTPEQRAVARDAAIAGLLPDPEGRRIGLIGVVDPLVAAIRERGGECLPCDLNLRRTRWGDEVAPSMDGVLEEADAVVATGMTLGNGSFDTILARCRERGIPLVVYAQSGAAAARALLGEGVTALSAEPFPFSQFSAVPTALYRYRADGAGAGS from the coding sequence GTGAAGACCCTCAGCGACCTGTTCGAGGCGGCCCGCACCTCCCCGGTCCCGCTGCCGGTGGCCACCAGCGTGTTCTGGGTCCACCACGGCACCCGCCTGGCCGGGGGCGACGTCACCTACCTCAACCGGTACGTGCTGGTCCGGGTCGGCCCCGCCTTCGGCGCCTGCGCCTTCGAGGACGGCGAACTCGACCCGGCGGTGTGCGCCGAGGCGTCCGGGCGGCCCCTGGGCGAGCTGCTCGCCGACGACCTCCCGCAGCCGCTGCGCCTGGCGGCCCTGGACGCCCACCTGGCCGCGGAACTGCCCCACCACCGCGATCCGCGCGCCGAGGCCGTCACCCTGCCCGAGGGCACCCCCGAGCAGCGCGCTGTCGCCCGCGACGCCGCCATCGCCGGGCTGCTGCCCGACCCCGAGGGCCGCCGGATCGGGCTGATCGGGGTGGTCGACCCGCTGGTGGCCGCCATCCGCGAACGGGGCGGCGAGTGCCTGCCCTGCGACCTCAACCTGCGCCGCACCCGGTGGGGGGACGAGGTCGCCCCGTCCATGGACGGGGTGCTGGAGGAGGCCGACGCCGTGGTCGCCACCGGCATGACCCTGGGCAACGGCAGCTTCGACACCATCCTCGCGCGCTGCCGCGAGCGCGGGATCCCGCTGGTGGTGTACGCCCAGAGCGGTGCCGCCGCCGCCCGCGCCCTGCTCGGCGAGGGGGTCACCGCCCTGTCCGCCGAACCCTTCCCGTTCTCCCAGTTCAGCGCGGTCCCCACCGCCCTGTACCGGTACCGCGCCGACGGGGCGGGGGCCGGTTCGTGA
- a CDS encoding CobW family GTP-binding protein, translating to MRVAVITGLHRRARERAVEAALGLPRTLVVHHDLSEIGEGAVTRVTRDHRGELGRDPVHLVHACASCTLREDLVPFLLATAAIGEYDLCVVEAWDGVEPRTVSEAVAAQPELTLTAVVTAVDADRLLPDLACHDDLVDRGLDIAENDERAVSEVLTAQIEYPTAIALHGRRHLAEARALVEHLNPAAAVLDPDDTSALTAGRFDTAAAHNRCDPLGAHHCGRTTGRVSTVVWSRRRPLHPARLHEAMDDLVSMTLRGRGRLWLGSRPDTVLVWDSHRDLATVAAAGPWLAALPEAALEMVPEARRTAALLDWDPAVGDRGQHLAFTGVDLDAGRLTALLDSCLTTDDETAFADDPFAAAEN from the coding sequence ATGCGCGTGGCCGTGATCACCGGCCTGCACCGCCGTGCGCGCGAGCGCGCCGTCGAGGCAGCCCTGGGCCTGCCCCGCACCCTCGTGGTCCACCACGACCTGTCGGAGATCGGCGAGGGAGCCGTCACCCGGGTCACCCGCGACCACCGCGGCGAGCTCGGCCGCGACCCCGTCCACCTGGTCCACGCCTGTGCCTCGTGCACCCTGCGCGAGGACCTCGTCCCCTTCCTGCTGGCCACCGCCGCCATCGGCGAGTACGACCTGTGCGTGGTGGAGGCCTGGGACGGCGTCGAACCCCGCACGGTCTCCGAGGCCGTGGCCGCCCAGCCCGAGCTGACCCTCACCGCCGTCGTCACCGCCGTGGACGCCGACCGGCTGCTACCCGACCTGGCCTGCCACGACGACCTCGTCGACCGCGGCCTGGACATCGCCGAGAACGACGAGCGCGCCGTCAGCGAGGTGCTCACCGCCCAGATCGAGTACCCCACCGCGATCGCCCTGCACGGCCGCCGCCACCTGGCCGAGGCCCGCGCCCTGGTCGAGCACCTCAACCCGGCCGCCGCCGTCCTGGACCCCGACGACACCTCCGCCCTCACCGCGGGCCGGTTCGACACCGCCGCCGCGCACAACCGCTGCGACCCGCTGGGCGCCCACCACTGCGGCCGCACCACCGGGCGGGTGAGCACCGTGGTGTGGTCGCGGCGCCGCCCGCTGCACCCCGCCCGCCTGCACGAGGCCATGGACGACCTGGTGTCGATGACCCTGCGCGGCCGCGGCCGCCTGTGGCTGGGCAGCCGCCCCGACACCGTCCTGGTGTGGGACTCCCACCGCGACCTGGCCACCGTGGCCGCCGCGGGCCCCTGGCTGGCGGCACTGCCCGAGGCCGCCCTGGAGATGGTGCCCGAGGCCCGGCGCACCGCCGCCCTCCTGGACTGGGACCCGGCGGTGGGCGACCGGGGCCAGCACCTGGCGTTCACCGGCGTGGACCTGGACGCCGGCCGGCTCACCGCCCTGCTCGACTCCTGCCTGACCACCGACGACGAGACCGCCTTCGCCGACGACCCGTTCGCCGCCGCCGAGAACTGA
- a CDS encoding methyltransferase has translation MDRSLIATLPPPLPAAQIIDLNRPRADLATHRTHEWNGWALDVPPGVFLPGATSRMIHQRILEDAIDVRGRRYAAMGCGLGVEAAVAALRGARTVHALDVHPASVAAAEAVYRTVVGDTAPGTEFTARVSDQFSAVPPGTVFDVVTFNPPAVSQVVSTDPDVVRNVCVGAPVTDAFFTQIAERGLLAPGGEVHLIVSNTADLRAIIGRAADLGFTAEVAHLHDWEDGVLTYLFRLTREGNA, from the coding sequence GTGGACCGTTCGCTCATCGCCACGCTGCCGCCCCCGCTCCCGGCCGCGCAGATCATCGACCTCAACCGGCCCCGCGCCGACCTGGCCACCCACCGGACCCACGAGTGGAACGGGTGGGCCCTGGACGTTCCCCCCGGCGTCTTCCTGCCCGGCGCCACCAGCCGCATGATCCACCAGAGGATCCTGGAGGACGCCATCGACGTGCGCGGCCGCCGCTACGCCGCCATGGGCTGCGGCCTGGGCGTGGAGGCCGCCGTGGCCGCCCTGCGCGGCGCCCGCACCGTCCACGCCCTGGACGTGCACCCCGCCAGCGTCGCCGCCGCCGAGGCTGTGTACCGGACCGTCGTCGGAGACACCGCGCCCGGCACGGAGTTCACCGCCCGGGTGTCCGACCAGTTCTCCGCCGTGCCCCCCGGCACCGTGTTCGACGTCGTCACCTTCAACCCGCCCGCCGTCAGCCAGGTGGTGAGCACCGACCCCGACGTGGTGCGCAACGTGTGCGTGGGCGCGCCGGTGACCGACGCGTTCTTCACCCAGATCGCCGAACGCGGCCTGCTCGCCCCGGGCGGGGAGGTCCACCTCATCGTCTCCAACACCGCCGACCTGCGCGCCATCATCGGACGCGCCGCCGACCTGGGGTTCACCGCCGAGGTCGCCCACCTGCACGACTGGGAGGACGGCGTGCTCACCTACCTGTTCCGCCTGACCCGGGAAGGGAACGCGTGA
- the rpsN gene encoding 30S ribosomal protein S14 produces MAKKSKIARNEQRRAVVARYAERRAELKRLIKSPHTDEDTRAAAAAELRRQPRDASATRVRNRDSVDGRPRGHLRRFGLSRIRFREMAHRGELPGVTKSSW; encoded by the coding sequence ATGGCCAAGAAGAGCAAGATCGCCCGCAACGAGCAGCGCAGGGCCGTCGTCGCCCGCTACGCCGAGCGCCGCGCCGAACTCAAGCGCCTCATCAAGAGCCCGCACACCGACGAGGACACCCGCGCCGCCGCCGCGGCCGAACTGCGCCGCCAGCCGCGCGACGCCAGCGCCACCCGCGTGCGCAACCGCGACTCCGTCGACGGCCGCCCCCGCGGCCACCTGCGCAGGTTCGGCCTCTCCCGCATCCGCTTCCGCGAGATGGCCCACCGCGGCGAACTGCCCGGCGTGACCAAGTCCAGCTGGTAG
- a CDS encoding MFS transporter, with protein MSSTTAPNTEPAARPGGPLRDPAFWRLWSATTASGLATWALPFILGLAVLDGSLTAIDLGLVLALRTAGFLAAVPAGGLLADRYSRRAVVLWSGLAAALATPVLVLGMGSSTALMAAAATVVGAGQGACRPAFQALTAEVVPEHHRQQANAALTFSTRVSTLVAPGLTALLALVTGLWVLLLGTAALWLVAALAPARGASAPPARARAPFHTEFLDGLAEARRHPWFLAGLGALTVVIATGYSATGVLLPVAGRDHYGSEAVLAGALTAYTAGALLGAVIVSRFKPRAQGWTALAGLGLYALAPLSLVAPVGPVVVMAAYAVVGVGIELFNVPWFTAVQREVAPDKLARVSSLDFLFSYGLAPVGLALIGPAAAAWGAGPVLVACALACVAAPALAALAPGGRTFSSPRPAPARSTADPATEPAAG; from the coding sequence GTGTCCTCGACAACGGCGCCGAACACCGAACCCGCCGCCCGCCCGGGCGGCCCGCTGCGCGACCCCGCCTTCTGGCGCCTGTGGAGCGCCACCACGGCCTCGGGGCTGGCGACCTGGGCGCTCCCCTTCATCCTGGGCCTGGCCGTCCTGGACGGCTCCCTCACCGCCATCGACCTGGGCCTGGTCCTGGCCCTGCGCACCGCGGGCTTCCTGGCGGCCGTCCCGGCGGGCGGCCTGCTCGCCGACCGGTACTCCCGGCGCGCGGTCGTGCTCTGGTCGGGACTGGCCGCCGCCCTGGCCACCCCCGTCCTCGTCCTGGGGATGGGCTCCTCCACCGCCCTCATGGCGGCGGCCGCCACCGTGGTGGGCGCCGGCCAGGGCGCCTGCCGCCCCGCCTTCCAGGCGCTGACCGCCGAGGTCGTCCCCGAGCACCACCGGCAGCAGGCCAACGCCGCCCTGACGTTCTCCACCCGGGTCAGCACCCTGGTGGCGCCGGGGCTGACCGCCCTGCTGGCGCTGGTCACCGGGCTCTGGGTGCTGCTGCTGGGCACCGCAGCGCTGTGGCTGGTCGCCGCCCTGGCCCCCGCCCGCGGCGCCTCCGCCCCGCCCGCCCGCGCCCGCGCGCCCTTCCACACCGAGTTCCTGGACGGCCTGGCCGAGGCCCGCCGCCACCCCTGGTTCCTGGCCGGGCTGGGCGCGCTCACCGTCGTCATCGCCACCGGCTACTCCGCCACCGGCGTCCTGCTGCCGGTGGCCGGCCGCGACCACTACGGCAGCGAGGCCGTCCTGGCCGGGGCGCTGACCGCCTACACCGCCGGCGCGCTGCTGGGCGCGGTCATCGTGTCCCGCTTCAAGCCCCGCGCCCAGGGGTGGACGGCCCTGGCGGGCCTGGGCCTGTACGCCCTGGCCCCGCTGAGCCTGGTCGCCCCGGTGGGCCCGGTCGTGGTCATGGCCGCGTACGCGGTGGTGGGGGTGGGCATCGAACTGTTCAACGTGCCCTGGTTCACGGCCGTGCAGCGCGAGGTCGCCCCGGACAAGCTGGCCCGGGTGTCCTCCCTGGACTTCCTGTTCTCCTACGGGCTGGCCCCGGTGGGCCTGGCGCTGATCGGCCCGGCGGCCGCCGCCTGGGGCGCCGGCCCGGTCCTGGTCGCCTGCGCCCTGGCCTGCGTGGCCGCCCCGGCCCTGGCGGCGCTGGCCCCGGGCGGGCGCACCTTCTCCTCCCCCCGTCCCGCCCCGGCCCGGAGTACCGCGGACCCCGCCACCGAGCCCGCCGCGGGCTGA
- a CDS encoding GHMP kinase, with translation MTTGTGRAACHHGEIVQGVFLDRGGRPRRGLVTLPMADPVTEAVFTPRPGTPAHRMRVYPPGRVKAARAAALAAAECAARRARVCGGTLRLRGGAPTGLGLGSSTSDVTAAVRAVCAAFGVDPAPATVARIAVAAEGASDPIMWEGGRALLFAQREGRVLEDLGAPLPPLVVVGCLTGGGAPVNTLGLRARVDRGEAAVHERLRAALRAAVAAQDAAEVGRISTESAVLNQRVLPKPELGTLKGVARLCGAVGVQVAHSGNVAGVLFDARADDLGARIDTALERLRGAGLVPTRVFPTSPPTPGETTWTTTCARPLADRT, from the coding sequence GTGACCACCGGCACCGGCCGCGCCGCCTGCCACCACGGAGAGATCGTCCAGGGGGTGTTCCTGGACCGGGGCGGCCGCCCCCGCCGGGGCCTGGTCACCCTGCCCATGGCCGACCCCGTCACCGAGGCGGTGTTCACCCCCCGGCCCGGCACCCCCGCCCACCGCATGAGGGTGTACCCGCCGGGCCGGGTCAAGGCGGCCCGCGCCGCCGCCCTGGCCGCCGCCGAGTGCGCGGCCCGCCGCGCCCGGGTGTGCGGGGGGACGCTGCGGCTGCGCGGCGGCGCCCCCACCGGGCTGGGCCTGGGCTCCTCCACCAGCGACGTCACCGCGGCGGTGCGCGCGGTGTGCGCCGCGTTCGGGGTGGACCCCGCCCCCGCCACCGTGGCCCGGATCGCCGTCGCCGCCGAGGGGGCCAGCGACCCCATCATGTGGGAGGGCGGCCGGGCGCTGCTGTTCGCCCAGCGCGAGGGCCGGGTCCTGGAGGACCTGGGCGCCCCGCTGCCGCCCCTGGTCGTGGTGGGCTGCCTCACCGGCGGGGGCGCACCGGTGAACACCCTGGGCCTGCGCGCCCGGGTGGACCGGGGCGAGGCCGCGGTCCACGAGCGCCTGCGCGCCGCCCTGCGCGCGGCGGTGGCGGCCCAGGACGCCGCCGAGGTGGGGCGGATCAGCACCGAGAGCGCCGTCCTGAACCAACGGGTTCTGCCCAAGCCGGAACTGGGGACGCTCAAGGGCGTCGCCCGCCTGTGCGGGGCGGTCGGCGTCCAGGTCGCGCACAGCGGCAACGTCGCCGGTGTGCTCTTCGACGCCCGAGCCGACGACCTGGGGGCCCGGATCGACACCGCCCTGGAACGGCTGCGCGGGGCGGGCCTCGTCCCCACCCGGGTCTTTCCCACCAGCCCCCCGACCCCTGGAGAGACGACGTGGACGACCACGTGTGCGAGACCCTTGGCAGACCGGACCTGA
- the rpsR gene encoding 30S ribosomal protein S18 — protein sequence MADRRPDKKRAPRKFANPLGELDYVDYKDVDLLRRFISEKGKIRSRRVTRVTARQQRLIAAAVKNAREMALLPYPGPQSAR from the coding sequence GTGGCCGACCGCCGCCCCGACAAGAAGAGGGCACCCCGCAAGTTCGCCAACCCGCTGGGCGAACTGGACTACGTCGACTACAAGGACGTCGACCTGCTGCGCCGGTTCATCTCCGAGAAGGGCAAGATCCGCAGCCGCCGCGTCACCCGGGTCACCGCCCGCCAGCAGCGGCTCATCGCCGCCGCGGTCAAGAACGCCCGCGAGATGGCCCTGCTCCCCTACCCCGGGCCGCAGTCCGCCCGCTGA